The Chryseobacterium sp. 52 genome includes a region encoding these proteins:
- a CDS encoding BamA/TamA family outer membrane protein, with the protein MKSRLNIYCKFLFASGLTAATLSCSNTKYLKQGQMLYTGGEVKIENDSLSKKEKKELQSVLEENLVPKPNSTLLGLRPKLYFYNIAKEPKKDKGFNYWLKYKVGEKPVLLGDVDREFNRKIIENYSENKGYFNAKATYDTVSKNKKAQVIYTLRPGARYLVSNVKFQKDSSLVNREIQGLTHKTLLKSGKPFDLDVIKDERERIDNGLKERGFYYFSPDNIIVQADSTVSKNHKVELNVKLKEDTPDLATEQFSINKVIVFPNYNIQDVKRGKYSVPMNPDSLSKYAYDDIYVIDPQHKFKPKIFDRALYFKKGDLYNRSNHNLTLNRLISLGVFKFVKNEFIVSDSLKHQFDAYYLLTPRQIQSLRLEALGRTNSANYAGSELNLNWTHRNFFKGAEQFKAAVYGAFDFQMGGQENAKNLFRAGSTVQLSIPRIVAPFRFNSSSAFVPRTNINLGFEFQNRTEYYTLNTFSASFGYLWKENVRKEHDLKILDVTLVSPAKITALYDSISANSDAMQRVVQKQLIFGPTYSYTYTNTMLSKPTTIYYKGTLDLAGNITGLVTGANVEKGKEKKIFGIPFSQYAKIENDFRLYHKFTEKTSLATRFIVGIAYPYGNSENIPFSKQFFSGGSNSIRAFRARTLGPGSFDPRTVKSGYYFDQSGDIKLELNAEYRANLYKFLNVAVFADAGNVWLINEDTQRPGARFSKEFLSEVAVGAGVGLRLDFSILILRLDLAMPLRVPYYEKGDRWAFDRINFGDSNWRKDNLVLNIAIGYPF; encoded by the coding sequence ATGAAAAGCAGACTTAATATATATTGTAAATTTCTGTTCGCTTCGGGCCTTACCGCAGCTACTCTTTCCTGCAGCAATACCAAATATCTGAAGCAGGGACAGATGCTTTATACCGGCGGAGAAGTAAAAATAGAAAATGACAGCCTTTCAAAAAAGGAAAAAAAAGAACTTCAGTCGGTATTGGAGGAAAATTTGGTTCCCAAGCCTAATTCTACCCTTTTAGGACTGCGTCCGAAACTATATTTTTATAATATTGCCAAAGAACCTAAAAAAGATAAAGGTTTTAATTACTGGTTAAAATATAAAGTAGGTGAAAAACCTGTTTTATTAGGAGATGTAGACCGTGAATTCAACAGAAAGATCATTGAAAACTATTCTGAAAACAAAGGATATTTTAATGCTAAAGCTACCTATGATACTGTTTCCAAAAATAAAAAAGCACAGGTTATTTATACTTTGAGACCGGGTGCAAGATACCTGGTAAGCAATGTGAAGTTCCAAAAGGATTCTTCGCTGGTCAACAGAGAGATCCAGGGTTTAACTCATAAAACGTTACTTAAATCAGGAAAGCCTTTCGATCTGGATGTCATTAAAGATGAAAGAGAACGTATTGACAATGGTTTAAAGGAAAGAGGATTTTATTATTTCAGTCCCGACAATATTATTGTTCAGGCAGACAGTACGGTAAGCAAAAATCATAAGGTAGAGCTTAATGTCAAATTAAAAGAAGACACTCCTGATCTGGCTACCGAACAGTTCAGCATCAACAAGGTGATTGTCTTTCCCAATTATAATATTCAGGATGTAAAAAGAGGCAAGTACAGTGTTCCCATGAACCCGGATTCATTGTCTAAATATGCTTATGATGATATTTATGTGATTGATCCTCAACATAAATTTAAACCCAAAATTTTCGACAGAGCATTATATTTTAAGAAAGGGGATCTTTACAACCGCTCCAATCATAATCTTACGCTGAACCGTCTGATCAGTCTGGGAGTTTTCAAATTTGTAAAAAATGAATTTATTGTTTCAGATTCATTAAAACATCAGTTTGATGCGTATTATCTGCTGACACCAAGACAAATTCAGTCACTGAGGCTGGAAGCTTTGGGAAGAACGAATTCCGCGAATTATGCCGGTAGCGAATTAAATTTAAACTGGACACACAGAAATTTTTTCAAAGGAGCCGAACAGTTTAAAGCTGCTGTTTACGGTGCTTTTGATTTCCAGATGGGTGGCCAGGAAAACGCAAAAAATCTGTTTCGTGCAGGATCAACGGTCCAACTTTCCATTCCAAGAATCGTAGCGCCTTTCCGTTTCAATTCTTCAAGTGCTTTTGTTCCGAGAACAAATATCAATTTAGGCTTTGAATTCCAGAACCGTACCGAGTATTATACGCTTAATACATTCAGTGCATCATTTGGGTATTTATGGAAGGAAAATGTAAGAAAGGAGCATGATCTGAAGATATTGGATGTGACATTGGTTTCACCTGCTAAGATTACCGCTTTATATGACTCTATATCTGCAAATAGTGATGCTATGCAAAGGGTTGTCCAAAAGCAGCTTATTTTTGGTCCTACCTATTCCTATACCTATACCAACACCATGTTGTCCAAGCCGACTACCATTTATTATAAAGGAACATTGGATTTAGCAGGAAACATTACAGGTTTGGTAACGGGTGCTAATGTTGAAAAAGGAAAAGAAAAAAAGATTTTCGGAATCCCTTTCAGTCAATATGCCAAAATAGAAAATGACTTCAGGCTTTATCATAAGTTTACAGAAAAAACTTCTTTAGCTACCCGATTTATTGTCGGGATAGCTTATCCTTACGGGAATTCGGAGAATATTCCTTTCTCCAAACAGTTCTTTTCGGGAGGTAGTAACAGTATAAGAGCATTCCGCGCCAGAACATTAGGTCCCGGAAGTTTTGATCCGAGAACTGTAAAATCAGGGTATTATTTTGATCAGTCCGGAGATATCAAGCTGGAACTTAATGCAGAATACCGTGCTAATCTTTATAAGTTTTTAAATGTTGCTGTCTTCGCAGATGCGGGGAATGTGTGGTTAATTAACGAAGATACCCAAAGACCGGGAGCCAGATTTTCCAAAGAATTTTTAAGCGAAGTTGCGGTAGGAGCCGGAGTTGGTCTGAGACTTGATTTCTCTATTCTAATTCTCCGACTGGATCTGGCGATGCCTTTACGGGTTCCTTACTATGAAAAGGGAGACCGGTGGGCATTTGACCGCATCAATTTCGGGGATTCTAACTGGAGAAAAGATAATTTAGTATTAAATATAGCCATCGGATATCCTTTCTAA
- a CDS encoding YihY/virulence factor BrkB family protein, producing MINNIKFFWEVLRETFAEWNSSSASKDSASLAYYAIFSIPGLLIIIIWIAGNFFGEEAIRGEISNQISGLMGNDVAKSIEGMIAGALIDKQNIFMKIVGIGSLVFGSTTLFFQLQHTLNTLWDVEAAPKKALVKFLLDRANSLGMILILGFLLMITMILSSMISLFNNWITNYFGLETYMLVELVNFGIGFGVVMLLFALMFKVLPDVKISWKPVWRGALLTTILFTLGKFLLNLYFGNFKPTSAFGTAGTVILIMMWINYSCMLIFFGAEFTKVYNYKKGYKIVLSKHAKWSAAKLYRDSHSNQDSTI from the coding sequence ATGATTAATAATATCAAATTTTTCTGGGAGGTACTGAGAGAAACCTTCGCTGAATGGAACAGTTCTTCCGCATCAAAAGATTCGGCTAGTCTGGCCTATTATGCCATCTTTTCTATCCCCGGACTTCTGATCATTATTATCTGGATTGCCGGAAATTTCTTTGGTGAGGAAGCCATTCGGGGTGAGATCAGCAACCAGATCAGTGGATTAATGGGAAATGATGTTGCTAAAAGTATTGAAGGCATGATAGCCGGAGCACTCATTGACAAGCAAAACATCTTCATGAAAATTGTAGGGATAGGGTCTTTGGTTTTTGGTTCCACTACTTTATTTTTTCAGCTGCAGCATACATTAAATACGCTGTGGGACGTAGAAGCTGCGCCTAAAAAGGCTTTGGTGAAATTCCTTTTAGACAGGGCCAATTCATTAGGAATGATTCTTATTCTTGGTTTTTTACTGATGATCACCATGATTTTATCTTCAATGATCAGTTTGTTCAACAACTGGATCACGAATTATTTTGGTCTTGAAACCTATATGCTTGTAGAGCTTGTCAATTTCGGAATCGGTTTTGGCGTGGTGATGTTGCTGTTTGCATTGATGTTTAAGGTACTTCCTGATGTAAAAATCAGCTGGAAACCTGTATGGAGAGGTGCTTTACTGACTACAATTCTATTTACATTAGGGAAATTCTTACTGAATCTCTATTTTGGTAATTTTAAACCTACATCTGCTTTTGGAACAGCAGGAACGGTTATTTTAATTATGATGTGGATCAATTATTCCTGTATGCTTATCTTTTTTGGAGCGGAGTTTACAAAAGTCTACAACTATAAAAAAGGATATAAAATTGTTCTTTCGAAGCACGCCAAATGGAGTGCAGCCAAACTGTATAGGGACAGTCATAGCAATCAAGATTCTACTATCTAA
- the argS gene encoding arginine--tRNA ligase, with protein MNIKNIIEEKLSEVILNVFQLKDINLEVQENKTEFEGDFTIVTFPLVKQLRKNPESIGVELGGALTEQDDLFESFNVVTGFLNVKVKNKLFVDNFRSVSHDFDTIEKKNSTVMVEYSSPNTNKPLHLGHVRNNLLGFSVAQILKEAGYDVIKSQIINDRGIHICKSMLAWEKFGHGETPETTHTKGDKFVGNYYVEFDKNYKKEIAELVAQGSTEDQAKKDAPLIVEAQKMLLDWESGDETVRNLWKEMNSWVYEGFSETYKRLGVNFDQVQYESNTYILGKDLIQEGLDKGILYQKEDGSVWCDLTDEGLDQKLLLRSDGTSVYMTQDLGTAVERFKQNNIQKLIYTVGNEQDYHFQVLFKILKKLGYAWADQLFHLSYGMVELPNGKMKSREGTVVDADELMQEMYETAKSITTELGKLEGLSDDEKEVSYEIIGLAALKYFMLKVDPKKKMLFDPAESVEFSGNTGPFILYTYARIQSLLSKADVEYKEIPDITLNQYEKELIMLLTNYKTIVAKSAEALSPALVANYVYDLVKSYNSFYQSNIILKLEDESLKQFRLNLSDITAKTIKKSLELLGIGTVNRM; from the coding sequence ATGAATATTAAAAATATAATAGAAGAGAAGCTTTCAGAGGTTATTTTAAATGTATTTCAGTTAAAAGACATCAATCTGGAGGTTCAGGAAAATAAAACAGAATTTGAAGGAGATTTTACTATCGTTACATTTCCGTTGGTAAAACAGCTGAGAAAAAATCCTGAGAGCATTGGCGTTGAATTAGGAGGTGCTTTAACGGAGCAGGATGATCTGTTCGAAAGTTTTAATGTGGTAACAGGTTTCCTGAATGTTAAAGTAAAAAATAAACTGTTTGTAGATAATTTCAGATCTGTGAGCCATGATTTTGATACAATAGAAAAGAAAAATTCTACGGTAATGGTAGAATATTCTTCTCCAAATACCAACAAGCCGCTTCACTTAGGACATGTGAGAAATAACTTATTAGGTTTTTCTGTAGCACAAATCCTTAAAGAGGCAGGATATGATGTGATTAAATCTCAGATTATCAATGACAGAGGGATTCATATCTGCAAGTCTATGCTGGCCTGGGAAAAGTTCGGGCATGGAGAAACTCCGGAAACCACCCATACAAAAGGAGATAAGTTTGTAGGAAACTATTATGTAGAATTCGATAAAAACTATAAGAAGGAAATTGCCGAACTTGTTGCACAGGGATCAACTGAAGACCAGGCTAAAAAAGACGCACCATTGATTGTTGAAGCTCAAAAAATGCTTTTAGATTGGGAAAGTGGTGATGAAACGGTAAGAAATCTTTGGAAAGAAATGAATTCCTGGGTGTATGAAGGTTTTAGTGAAACGTACAAAAGACTGGGAGTTAATTTCGATCAGGTTCAGTACGAAAGCAATACCTATATTTTAGGAAAAGACCTGATCCAGGAAGGATTAGATAAAGGTATTCTTTATCAGAAAGAAGATGGTTCTGTTTGGTGTGACCTTACAGATGAAGGTCTGGATCAGAAACTTCTTCTTCGTTCAGACGGAACTTCTGTTTATATGACTCAGGATTTGGGAACAGCAGTGGAACGTTTTAAACAGAATAATATTCAGAAATTAATTTATACGGTAGGAAACGAACAGGATTATCATTTCCAGGTTTTATTTAAAATCTTGAAAAAGTTAGGATATGCTTGGGCAGATCAATTGTTCCACCTTTCTTACGGGATGGTAGAACTTCCTAACGGTAAAATGAAATCCCGTGAAGGAACTGTTGTTGATGCTGACGAGCTGATGCAGGAAATGTATGAAACAGCAAAATCTATCACAACGGAATTAGGAAAACTGGAAGGTCTTTCTGATGATGAAAAAGAAGTTTCTTATGAAATAATAGGATTAGCTGCTTTGAAATATTTCATGCTAAAGGTAGATCCAAAGAAAAAAATGTTGTTTGATCCAGCTGAAAGTGTAGAGTTTTCAGGAAATACAGGTCCGTTTATTCTTTACACCTATGCACGTATTCAATCGCTGTTATCAAAAGCTGATGTAGAGTATAAGGAAATTCCAGATATCACTCTAAATCAATATGAAAAAGAACTGATCATGTTATTGACCAATTATAAAACAATAGTCGCAAAATCAGCAGAAGCGCTAAGTCCTGCTTTAGTTGCCAATTATGTTTATGATTTAGTTAAATCTTATAATTCATTCTATCAGAGCAATATCATTCTGAAACTTGAAGATGAAAGCTTAAAGCAATTCCGTTTAAATCTTTCGGATATTACAGCCAAAACGATCAAAAAATCATTAGAGCTGCTCGGTATCGGAACCGTAAACAGAATGTAA
- a CDS encoding bacteriocin-like protein, with the protein MKNFKKLSKGELKKIQGGIAPACCLSWNPVLRECRRWDYSCLNP; encoded by the coding sequence ATGAAAAATTTTAAAAAACTTTCCAAAGGGGAATTAAAGAAAATTCAGGGTGGGATAGCACCTGCATGCTGCTTAAGCTGGAACCCGGTACTCAGAGAATGCCGAAGATGGGACTACAGCTGCCTTAATCCTTAA
- a CDS encoding lipocalin family protein, which translates to MRFFIGIFLLVWTVSCSNEDNDNVVTENISINGSWKPYKYEFRGKTILLSDCERKGQILINADFSGAYDRYETDAVNGNCIKPDSFTGQWVFDKMYSILNLTYTEGGVSKTVKKEIDSFSSTELRIHDNSKNLDNVPGNDEAVLIFIKE; encoded by the coding sequence ATGAGGTTTTTTATAGGAATTTTTCTTTTAGTTTGGACCGTTTCGTGCTCCAATGAAGATAATGATAATGTGGTAACAGAAAATATAAGTATTAACGGAAGTTGGAAACCGTATAAATATGAATTCAGAGGTAAGACTATCCTGCTAAGCGACTGTGAACGAAAAGGACAGATTCTTATCAATGCCGATTTTTCTGGAGCCTATGACAGGTATGAGACGGATGCTGTAAATGGGAATTGTATTAAACCTGACTCTTTTACGGGACAATGGGTCTTTGATAAGATGTATAGTATTTTAAACCTCACTTATACCGAAGGGGGAGTGTCTAAAACAGTTAAAAAAGAAATAGATTCATTTTCTAGTACGGAACTTAGAATTCATGATAATTCTAAAAACTTAGATAATGTTCCTGGAAATGATGAAGCTGTCTTAATTTTTATAAAGGAATAA
- a CDS encoding SusD/RagB family nutrient-binding outer membrane lipoprotein produces MKKIILIIGLASLALTFNSCERDITTLNEDPKHPTTVPSGVLFASAEHALLDQMLSANVNRNITRFFTQQWTETVYVDESNYNMTSRPIPRNHYNRIMASASATINSPGVLSALRDARRFLEDEGEGAVKKNNNIAMIELVNVYAWANLVDTYGDIPYFGALKATAENPGSAEIPYDDAKTIYMDLIKRIDAALAMINISEPGYSNDLIYKGDMSKWKKMGNSLKFRMAVTLADIEPALAKTYAEQAFTGGLFTEKADNFGLQTFPSGLLSNPVYQDVIQSGRNDFLPSDVLVNFMNSKNDPRRDVWFTTVASAYVGGSYGDENTFSDFSHFKSSISGENAQGFLLDYSEIMFLRAEAAARGFSVGDTAALLYADAIKASMTEYGINDTVANTYVVANPYDAVNWKKSIGEQAWVAMFNKGFQAWNFTRRLDFPVFTNPAGSLVEGVPIRMFYSDQEYLLNATNVKAAAQKIGGDKVTTKVFWDKF; encoded by the coding sequence ATGAAAAAAATAATTTTAATCATAGGCTTGGCTTCGTTAGCATTAACATTTAATTCGTGTGAAAGAGATATTACTACTCTGAATGAAGATCCAAAACATCCAACAACAGTACCCTCAGGCGTACTTTTCGCAAGTGCTGAGCATGCATTGCTTGATCAAATGCTATCAGCCAACGTTAACCGTAATATTACTAGATTTTTCACTCAGCAATGGACAGAAACAGTATATGTAGATGAAAGTAATTATAACATGACATCCAGACCGATTCCAAGAAATCATTACAACCGTATAATGGCATCAGCTTCTGCTACAATAAACTCTCCCGGAGTATTGTCTGCTTTGAGAGATGCGAGACGGTTTCTTGAAGATGAAGGGGAAGGTGCAGTTAAAAAGAATAATAATATAGCCATGATAGAATTGGTAAATGTGTATGCATGGGCTAATTTAGTGGATACTTATGGAGATATTCCTTATTTTGGAGCATTGAAAGCTACCGCAGAAAATCCAGGAAGTGCAGAAATTCCATATGATGATGCTAAGACAATCTATATGGACCTTATTAAAAGAATTGATGCCGCTCTGGCAATGATTAATATTTCCGAACCTGGATATTCTAATGATTTGATATATAAGGGAGATATGTCTAAATGGAAAAAGATGGGGAATTCTTTAAAGTTTAGAATGGCTGTAACTTTAGCAGATATTGAACCCGCCCTTGCCAAGACATATGCAGAGCAGGCATTTACTGGGGGATTATTTACTGAAAAAGCAGATAATTTTGGATTGCAGACATTTCCTTCAGGATTATTATCTAACCCTGTTTACCAGGATGTGATTCAGTCTGGGAGAAATGACTTTTTACCATCTGATGTTTTGGTTAATTTTATGAACTCTAAAAATGACCCAAGAAGAGATGTCTGGTTTACAACTGTTGCCAGTGCTTATGTAGGTGGATCATACGGGGATGAAAATACTTTTAGTGATTTTTCTCATTTTAAAAGCTCTATTTCCGGAGAGAATGCACAAGGATTTTTATTGGATTATTCGGAAATTATGTTTTTAAGAGCTGAAGCAGCAGCCCGAGGATTTAGCGTAGGTGATACGGCAGCTCTATTATATGCTGATGCTATTAAAGCTTCAATGACAGAATACGGAATAAATGATACAGTTGCAAATACATATGTTGTAGCAAACCCATATGATGCTGTCAATTGGAAAAAATCTATAGGAGAGCAAGCTTGGGTAGCAATGTTTAATAAAGGCTTTCAAGCGTGGAATTTTACCAGAAGATTAGATTTTCCAGTATTTACAAACCCAGCAGGATCATTAGTGGAAGGAGTTCCGATAAGAATGTTTTATTCAGATCAGGAATATCTTTTGAATGCAACGAATGTAAAAGCAGCTGCTCAAAAAATAGGGGGAGATAAGGTAACCACAAAGGTATTCTGGGATAAATTTTAA
- a CDS encoding SusC/RagA family TonB-linked outer membrane protein, with amino-acid sequence MKKLTASLLVLVLSSSIVVAHAQQKNDTIKTKEIEGVVVTALGIKREKKSLGYASEEVKAAELTGGTTNTGNVASLLSGKVAGLQVNTNNNFGGSANLLIRGYKSLSGGSPLIVIDGSPVNNNTVAGSIFDYGNFLSDINQEDIESINVLKGAAASALYGERGSDGVILIVTKSGRGTNDGSWGVTLTSGITAGFIDKSTFPEYQTKYGAGYTSKFNGGTAPDGNNYANFLDDASYGPAFNSNLLVHQWDSFDPSSPNYGKATPWVAAKNGPIEFFDTPITYVNTITIEKGTKSSNLSLSYSNMLSNGLMPNSELRKNTISAKFSHDFTDKLHASVFTTLTLQGTKGRNETGYSDNIVSGFRQWWQTNVDVLALRDAYNNNGNSNFSWNRTSATDATPQFWNNPYFQRYQNYQSDDRTRLFSYAQLKYDVSKNFGITGKLSYDDLQMVIEERLMNGSLPQVFGASGLNVSSGYSRTNVKNTETNFDLFANYKFDITSDLNVSGIAGGNVRRNLVDNIFASTEGGLSKPGLFAISNSVRSILPPDETYAKSVTSSLYATASFGYKNMLYVDGTYRVDRSSNLPKANNTYDYYSVAGSLILSELWKQDWLSFWKIRANYAEVGSSTTNYRLQNTFKARGEGLFDQPFFLANPDLKPQRSKETEFGMEAQFFKNRLGFDIAIYKTRTFDQIINLPVSSATGYRTFLVNAGQINNKGIEVQLNGTPFKTDKFSWDVNVNWSKNENEVISLNGNSQNYLLASYQNNVSLNARVGEAFGAIVGSDYVYDANGQKVINATTGRYLKNNNQVIGNITPDWIGGIRNSFRYKDFSLSFLIDMKKGGDVFSPDMGYGISTGLYAETADYRESGVVYPGVNPNGNVNTTATTQPGISGRVDGYNAMPNIRFVYDASYVKLREASIGYSLPKSVLANTSIRDAKISIVGRNLWIIHKNLPYADPETGTGNGLAAKGQSIGSLPTTRDIGIDITLKF; translated from the coding sequence ATGAAGAAACTAACAGCAAGTCTGCTTGTTTTGGTATTGTCTTCGTCTATTGTTGTTGCTCATGCCCAGCAGAAGAACGATACTATCAAAACAAAAGAAATTGAGGGGGTGGTGGTAACCGCTCTCGGAATCAAAAGAGAGAAAAAATCTTTGGGATATGCTTCTGAAGAAGTAAAAGCTGCAGAGTTAACCGGTGGAACAACCAATACGGGGAATGTAGCATCACTTCTTTCTGGTAAAGTGGCGGGTTTACAGGTAAACACCAATAATAACTTTGGTGGTTCTGCAAATCTTCTGATTAGAGGATATAAATCTTTGTCAGGAGGTTCACCACTTATTGTTATAGATGGATCGCCGGTCAATAATAATACAGTTGCAGGATCTATTTTTGATTATGGGAATTTCTTGTCGGATATCAATCAAGAAGATATTGAATCAATTAACGTGTTGAAAGGTGCGGCAGCATCTGCATTGTATGGAGAAAGAGGTAGTGATGGAGTAATATTGATTGTTACTAAAAGTGGTAGAGGAACCAATGATGGTAGCTGGGGCGTTACCTTAACTTCTGGTATAACGGCGGGATTTATTGATAAATCAACTTTCCCAGAATACCAGACAAAATATGGTGCAGGATATACCAGTAAGTTTAACGGCGGAACTGCTCCTGATGGCAATAATTATGCTAATTTCTTAGATGATGCATCCTATGGACCTGCATTTAATTCCAATCTCTTGGTACATCAATGGGATTCATTTGATCCTTCTTCTCCTAATTACGGAAAGGCAACCCCTTGGGTGGCTGCTAAGAATGGACCGATAGAGTTTTTTGATACACCAATTACCTATGTCAATACAATCACTATTGAGAAAGGAACAAAGTCGTCCAATCTTTCCTTGTCTTATTCCAATATGCTTTCAAATGGTCTGATGCCTAATTCAGAACTTAGAAAGAATACGATATCTGCTAAGTTTAGCCACGATTTCACAGACAAGTTACATGCTTCCGTTTTCACAACATTGACATTACAAGGGACTAAAGGCCGAAATGAAACAGGATATTCTGACAACATCGTATCTGGTTTCAGACAATGGTGGCAGACCAACGTAGATGTGCTGGCATTGAGAGATGCATACAATAATAATGGGAACAGTAATTTTTCATGGAACAGAACTTCAGCTACCGATGCTACTCCTCAATTCTGGAATAACCCTTATTTTCAAAGATATCAGAACTATCAATCAGATGACAGAACCAGATTGTTTAGTTATGCTCAGTTGAAGTATGATGTTTCCAAAAATTTTGGGATTACAGGTAAATTATCATATGACGACTTACAGATGGTTATAGAAGAGAGGTTAATGAATGGATCTCTACCTCAGGTTTTTGGTGCATCTGGACTGAATGTATCTTCAGGATATTCAAGAACAAATGTGAAAAATACTGAGACAAATTTTGACTTATTTGCTAATTATAAATTTGATATCACTTCAGATTTGAATGTAAGTGGTATTGCCGGAGGGAATGTTAGAAGAAATTTGGTTGATAATATATTTGCAAGTACAGAAGGAGGATTATCCAAACCTGGATTATTCGCAATATCAAATTCTGTAAGATCTATTCTTCCACCTGACGAAACATATGCAAAATCTGTTACTTCCAGTCTTTATGCAACTGCTTCTTTTGGATATAAAAATATGTTATATGTTGATGGTACTTATAGAGTTGATAGAAGTTCCAATCTTCCTAAAGCAAATAATACATATGATTATTACTCTGTAGCAGGATCATTGATTTTATCTGAATTATGGAAACAAGATTGGCTTAGCTTTTGGAAAATACGAGCAAACTATGCAGAAGTGGGATCGTCTACTACTAATTACAGATTGCAGAATACTTTTAAAGCAAGAGGAGAAGGATTATTTGATCAACCATTTTTCCTGGCTAACCCGGATTTAAAGCCTCAAAGATCTAAAGAAACAGAATTTGGTATGGAAGCCCAGTTCTTTAAAAATAGATTAGGATTTGATATTGCGATATATAAAACAAGAACATTTGACCAGATCATTAATTTGCCGGTTTCATCAGCTACAGGTTATAGAACATTCTTAGTGAATGCAGGGCAGATCAATAATAAAGGTATAGAAGTACAGTTAAATGGAACACCTTTTAAAACAGATAAATTTTCATGGGATGTCAATGTAAATTGGTCTAAAAATGAAAATGAAGTAATCTCACTAAACGGAAACTCACAAAACTACTTATTAGCGAGTTACCAGAATAATGTATCTCTGAATGCAAGGGTTGGAGAAGCTTTTGGTGCGATAGTGGGATCAGATTATGTATATGATGCTAATGGACAAAAAGTTATTAATGCCACTACAGGAAGATATCTGAAAAATAATAACCAGGTTATAGGTAATATTACACCTGATTGGATTGGAGGTATAAGAAATAGCTTCCGTTACAAGGATTTTTCACTAAGTTTTCTTATTGATATGAAGAAAGGAGGAGATGTATTTTCTCCGGATATGGGATATGGAATTTCAACAGGACTTTATGCAGAAACTGCAGATTATAGAGAAAGTGGGGTAGTATATCCTGGAGTAAATCCAAACGGAAATGTAAATACAACAGCTACAACCCAACCTGGAATAAGTGGCCGTGTGGATGGATATAACGCAATGCCAAATATAAGATTCGTATATGATGCATCATACGTGAAATTAAGAGAAGCAAGTATAGGATATAGTTTACCTAAATCAGTTTTAGCCAATACATCTATTCGGGATGCTAAAATTTCAATAGTAGGAAGAAACTTATGGATTATCCATAAAAATTTACCTTATGCTGACCCGGAAACCGGAACAGGTAATGGCTTGGCAGCAAAAGGTCAGTCAATAGGATCTCTTCCTACGACTCGTGATATTGGGATAGATATAACTTTAAAATTCTAA